The Catenulispora sp. EB89 genome includes a region encoding these proteins:
- a CDS encoding DUF4352 domain-containing protein, protein MDERGSDLTGRDTDAEPIRRRGYPRQPQYPYMPSPPAKRSKTPVVLTGIGGLVLGLFVGYGAGHGSKAATAAGSVVTTTITTGGPASAPAAAAHTSAAAPASAKIGGSIALTGMRGDEKLTVTLVKVADPATSSDQYMQPQSGKRWVAVQIRITNTAATAYSDSPTNGATLVDAQGQRYSSTFGDTTLGQAMDGAVKLAPGASALGVIVYEVPTGEKAATFQFSLDSGFADQTGQWQLA, encoded by the coding sequence ATGGATGAGCGCGGCAGCGATTTAACCGGTCGTGACACCGACGCAGAACCGATCCGCCGCCGCGGCTATCCGCGGCAACCGCAGTACCCGTACATGCCGTCGCCACCGGCCAAGCGGAGCAAGACTCCTGTCGTTCTGACCGGCATCGGCGGGCTTGTTCTCGGACTGTTCGTCGGCTACGGCGCCGGCCACGGTTCGAAGGCCGCCACGGCCGCTGGTTCCGTGGTCACGACCACGATCACCACCGGCGGCCCGGCGTCGGCTCCGGCTGCCGCCGCGCACACCAGCGCGGCCGCTCCGGCGTCCGCCAAGATCGGCGGGTCGATCGCCCTCACCGGCATGCGCGGCGACGAGAAGCTGACCGTCACTCTGGTCAAGGTCGCCGATCCGGCGACGAGTTCCGATCAGTACATGCAGCCGCAGAGCGGAAAGCGCTGGGTGGCCGTGCAGATCCGCATCACCAACACCGCCGCCACCGCGTACTCCGACTCGCCCACCAACGGGGCGACGCTCGTCGACGCGCAGGGCCAGCGCTACAGCAGCACCTTCGGCGACACCACCTTGGGTCAGGCCATGGACGGCGCCGTGAAGCTCGCGCCCGGTGCGAGTGCGCTCGGCGTCATCGTCTACGAAGTGCCGACCGGTGAGAAGGCAGCGACCTTCCAGTTCTCGCTGGACTCCGGGTTCGCCGACCAGACCGGGCAGTGGCAGCTGGCCTAG
- a CDS encoding ribonuclease H, whose amino-acid sequence MSSSQKRLIAACDGATKGNPGPSAWAWVLADADGVVLRWRAGPLGHATNNIAELTALRELLVEVGPGASVEARLDSQYTINAVTKWLPAWKKNGWMTAGKKPVANADLIREIDGLLGSRDVVFVHVAAHQVNGDPYNDLADRAASASAISQQALAGTDASQVPGTPDRPAGSGRAGGGGSRSSAATSASNGTGNGTSKGTAGDAKPKKAFTIQAKFAGTCACGRGYDAGEKITKLDSGRWGHPACA is encoded by the coding sequence ATGTCCAGCAGCCAGAAGCGCCTCATCGCCGCCTGTGACGGCGCCACCAAAGGGAATCCCGGTCCGTCGGCTTGGGCTTGGGTCCTGGCCGATGCCGACGGGGTCGTGCTGCGGTGGCGGGCGGGGCCGCTGGGGCACGCGACCAACAACATCGCCGAGTTGACCGCGTTGCGGGAGTTGCTGGTGGAGGTCGGTCCCGGGGCTTCGGTCGAGGCCCGGTTGGACTCGCAGTACACGATCAACGCGGTCACCAAGTGGCTGCCCGCGTGGAAGAAGAACGGGTGGATGACCGCCGGGAAGAAGCCGGTGGCCAACGCCGATCTGATCCGGGAGATCGACGGGCTGCTGGGCAGCCGGGACGTGGTGTTCGTGCACGTCGCGGCGCACCAGGTGAACGGCGACCCGTACAACGACCTCGCCGACCGGGCCGCGAGCGCCAGCGCGATCAGCCAGCAGGCGCTGGCCGGGACGGACGCCTCGCAGGTGCCGGGGACGCCGGACCGGCCCGCCGGGAGCGGCAGGGCCGGTGGCGGCGGCAGCAGGAGCAGCGCCGCCACAAGCGCCAGTAACGGCACCGGTAACGGCACCAGCAAAGGCACCGCCGGCGACGCCAAGCCGAAGAAGGCCTTCACCATCCAGGCGAAGTTCGCCGGCACCTGCGCCTGCGGCCGCGGCTACGACGCCGGGGAGAAGATCACCAAGCTCGACTCCGGACGCTGGGGACACCCCGCCTGCGCGTAA